The following are from one region of the Syngnathus acus chromosome 19, fSynAcu1.2, whole genome shotgun sequence genome:
- the LOC119138458 gene encoding actin-binding LIM protein 1-like isoform X1: protein MVSLLEGLCGPDCLDEMNMSSRLSLNSLGRICGIGPNNDTVVLDRVKRKNSVRRMSIIEDGQIAEVLYLIPKQCMMEQLPFLNPNDYVLCEKLAGIPADVSVLHTHSPAPKRVIRCVKCREVCKGEVLRVQSSHFHIKCFTCKVCGCDLTRSGFFIKNGDCLCPLDYQRLHGTVCNSCGGFVEGDVVAVLGKTYHPTCFVCTICKQPFPAGDCVTFSGKECICQRCVNPLTPPPTGIRYSDNCNGCGRDIKNGQALLALGSQWHLGCFKCNICTKLLSGEYISKDGVPYCERDYQLQFGVQCDACQKFITGKVLEAGDKHYHPECARCSRCDKMFTEGEEMYLQGSAVWHPDCRERSRNHHSNRVRRSKTPCLDFFYPPSELKSTLTSSESSCSRPGSCTPGSPGRSICAKVDDEIIDYRDLAAIPRVKAIYDIEHPDMMSYKSDDLTSAALDGTRDRKSSAESPANASETTEEGYELRKCIPKSASHGSFGVRSYSRHSYTPTRSPQHFHRPGSLFSANDTLATSCHLLAPDSADQGFNMYRKPPIFKQQDPNSTQTSSLPGYSCNGLSPPQSTEFLRSSGDTLRDFKLPHDCLHPFARMDRGVSMPNLLEPKVYPYEMLTVANRGRAKLPREVDRTRLERHLSTESFFEIFGMTIREFDKLPLWKRNDMKKQANLF from the exons ATGGTTTCTCTGCTGGAGGGGCTGTGCGGCCCGGACTGTTTGGACGAGATGAACATGTCGAGCCGCCTCAGCCTCAACAGCCTGGGTCGCATCTGCGGAATCGGACCCAACAACGACACGGTGGTGCTGGACCGGGTCAAGCGGAAGAACTCGGTCAGGCGCATGTCCATCATCGAGGACGGGCAGATCGCCGAGGTGCTCTACTTGATCCCCAAGCAGTGCATGATGGAGCAGCTGCCGTTCCTCAATCCCAATGACTACGTCCTGTGCGAGAAGTTGGCGGGCATACCTGCTGATGTGTCAG TGCTTCACACTCACTCTCCCGCACCCAAGCGGGTCATCAGATGCGTCAAATGCAGGGAGGTCTGCAAAGGGGAGGTGCTTCGAGTCCAGTCCAGTCACTTCCACATCAAATGTTTCACCTGCAAAG ttTGTGGCTGCGACTTGACCAGGTCGGGCTTCTTCATAAAGAACGGCGACTGCCTCTGTCCGCTGGACTACCAGAGGCTTCATGGCACGGTCTGCAACAGCTGCGGGGGATTTGTGGAGGGAGACGTGGTCGCCGTTTTGGGCAAGACTTATCACCCGACCTGCTTTGTGTGCACCATTTGCAA GCAACCTTTTCCCGCGGGTGATTGCGTCACCTTCAGTGGGAAAGAGTGCATCTGTCAGCGGTGTGTTAACCCGTTGACCCCTCCGCCAACTGGTATCAGATACTCCGACA ACTGCAACGGCTGCGGACGCGATATCAAGAACGGGCAGGCTTTACTCGCTCTGGGCAGCCAGTGGCACCTCGGCTGCTTCAAGTGCAACATCTGCACAAAATTGCTGAGTGGAGAATACATCAGCAA GGATGGCGTTCCATATTGTGAGAGGGACTACCAGCTTCAATTTGGGGTGCAGTGTGACGCATGTCAGAAGTTTATAACGGGGAAAGTCCTTGAG GCGGGGGACAAACATTATCACCCGGAATGCGCGAGATGCAGCCGATGTGACAAAATGTTCACCGAGGGCGAAGAAATGTATTTGCAAG GCTCAGCAGTGTGGCACCCGGACTGCAGAGAGAGGAGCAGGAACCATCACAGCAACAGG GTCCGACGAAGCAAAACACCTTGTCTTGATTTCTTTTACCCTCCGAGTGAACTGAAG TCGACTCTGACTTCGTCCGAAAGCTCCTGCTCCAGACCCGGCTCGTGTACCCCTGGAAGCCCCGGTCGCTCCATTTGT GCCAAAGTAGATGATGAGATCATTGATTACCGAGACTTAGCAGCAATTCCCAGAGTCAAGGCTATTTATGACATAGAGCATCCCGATATGATGTCCTATAAGAGTGACGACCTCACCTCAGCTGCTTTGGACGGCACACGGGACAGAAAAAGCTCTGCCGAG tctccAGCAAATGCATCCGAGACCACCGAG gaaGGTTACGAGCTGAGGAAATGCATTCCCAAATCGGCGAGCCACGGATCATTCGGCGTTCGGTCGTACAGTCGTCACAGCTACACGCCGACGCGATCGCCTCAACACTTCCACCGGCCCG GCTCATTATTTTCTGCCAACGACACCTTGGCAACTTCCTGTCACCTCTTAGCTCCTGACAGCGCAG ATCAAGGTTTCAACATGTACagaaaacctccaattttcaaGCAGCAAG ATCCAAACTCCACCCAAACGTCCTCTTTGCCTGGATACAGTTGCAACGGCCTCAGTCCA CCACAATCTACTGAATTCCTCCGAAGCAGCGGCGACACATTAAgag ATTTCAAG CTCCCCCATGACTGCCTGCATCCATTTGCACGAATGGACAGAGGAGTGTCAATGCCTAATTTGCTGGAGCCAAAA GTCTACCCGTATGAAATGCTCACGGTTGCCAACAGGGGGCGTGCGAAACTTCCCAGAGAGGTTGACAGAACAAGATTAGAG CGTCATCTGTCCACAGAGTCCTTCTTTGAAATCTTTGGCATGACCATAAGAGAATTTGACAAACTGCCGCTTTGGAAACGAAACGACATGAAGAAACAGGCCAATCTCTTTTAA
- the LOC119138458 gene encoding actin-binding LIM protein 1-like isoform X3 produces the protein MVSLLEGLCGPDCLDEMNMSSRLSLNSLGRICGIGPNNDTVVLDRVKRKNSVRRMSIIEDGQIAEVLYLIPKQCMMEQLPFLNPNDYVLCEKLAGIPADVSVLHTHSPAPKRVIRCVKCREVCKGEVLRVQSSHFHIKCFTCKVCGCDLTRSGFFIKNGDCLCPLDYQRLHGTVCNSCGGFVEGDVVAVLGKTYHPTCFVCTICKQPFPAGDCVTFSGKECICQRCVNPLTPPPTGIRYSDNCNGCGRDIKNGQALLALGSQWHLGCFKCNICTKLLSGEYISKDGVPYCERDYQLQFGVQCDACQKFITGKVLEAGDKHYHPECARCSRCDKMFTEGEEMYLQGSAVWHPDCRERSRNHHSNRVRRSKTPCLDFFYPPSELKSTLTSSESSCSRPGSCTPGSPGRSICAKVDDEIIDYRDLAAIPRVKAIYDIEHPDMMSYKSDDLTSAALDGTRDRKSSAESPANASETTEEGYELRKCIPKSASHGSFGVRSYSRHSYTPTRSPQHFHRPDQGFNMYRKPPIFKQQDPNSTQTSSLPGYSCNGLSPPQSTEFLRSSGDTLRDFKLPHDCLHPFARMDRGVSMPNLLEPKVYPYEMLTVANRGRAKLPREVDRTRLERHLSTESFFEIFGMTIREFDKLPLWKRNDMKKQANLF, from the exons ATGGTTTCTCTGCTGGAGGGGCTGTGCGGCCCGGACTGTTTGGACGAGATGAACATGTCGAGCCGCCTCAGCCTCAACAGCCTGGGTCGCATCTGCGGAATCGGACCCAACAACGACACGGTGGTGCTGGACCGGGTCAAGCGGAAGAACTCGGTCAGGCGCATGTCCATCATCGAGGACGGGCAGATCGCCGAGGTGCTCTACTTGATCCCCAAGCAGTGCATGATGGAGCAGCTGCCGTTCCTCAATCCCAATGACTACGTCCTGTGCGAGAAGTTGGCGGGCATACCTGCTGATGTGTCAG TGCTTCACACTCACTCTCCCGCACCCAAGCGGGTCATCAGATGCGTCAAATGCAGGGAGGTCTGCAAAGGGGAGGTGCTTCGAGTCCAGTCCAGTCACTTCCACATCAAATGTTTCACCTGCAAAG ttTGTGGCTGCGACTTGACCAGGTCGGGCTTCTTCATAAAGAACGGCGACTGCCTCTGTCCGCTGGACTACCAGAGGCTTCATGGCACGGTCTGCAACAGCTGCGGGGGATTTGTGGAGGGAGACGTGGTCGCCGTTTTGGGCAAGACTTATCACCCGACCTGCTTTGTGTGCACCATTTGCAA GCAACCTTTTCCCGCGGGTGATTGCGTCACCTTCAGTGGGAAAGAGTGCATCTGTCAGCGGTGTGTTAACCCGTTGACCCCTCCGCCAACTGGTATCAGATACTCCGACA ACTGCAACGGCTGCGGACGCGATATCAAGAACGGGCAGGCTTTACTCGCTCTGGGCAGCCAGTGGCACCTCGGCTGCTTCAAGTGCAACATCTGCACAAAATTGCTGAGTGGAGAATACATCAGCAA GGATGGCGTTCCATATTGTGAGAGGGACTACCAGCTTCAATTTGGGGTGCAGTGTGACGCATGTCAGAAGTTTATAACGGGGAAAGTCCTTGAG GCGGGGGACAAACATTATCACCCGGAATGCGCGAGATGCAGCCGATGTGACAAAATGTTCACCGAGGGCGAAGAAATGTATTTGCAAG GCTCAGCAGTGTGGCACCCGGACTGCAGAGAGAGGAGCAGGAACCATCACAGCAACAGG GTCCGACGAAGCAAAACACCTTGTCTTGATTTCTTTTACCCTCCGAGTGAACTGAAG TCGACTCTGACTTCGTCCGAAAGCTCCTGCTCCAGACCCGGCTCGTGTACCCCTGGAAGCCCCGGTCGCTCCATTTGT GCCAAAGTAGATGATGAGATCATTGATTACCGAGACTTAGCAGCAATTCCCAGAGTCAAGGCTATTTATGACATAGAGCATCCCGATATGATGTCCTATAAGAGTGACGACCTCACCTCAGCTGCTTTGGACGGCACACGGGACAGAAAAAGCTCTGCCGAG tctccAGCAAATGCATCCGAGACCACCGAG gaaGGTTACGAGCTGAGGAAATGCATTCCCAAATCGGCGAGCCACGGATCATTCGGCGTTCGGTCGTACAGTCGTCACAGCTACACGCCGACGCGATCGCCTCAACACTTCCACCGGCCCG ATCAAGGTTTCAACATGTACagaaaacctccaattttcaaGCAGCAAG ATCCAAACTCCACCCAAACGTCCTCTTTGCCTGGATACAGTTGCAACGGCCTCAGTCCA CCACAATCTACTGAATTCCTCCGAAGCAGCGGCGACACATTAAgag ATTTCAAG CTCCCCCATGACTGCCTGCATCCATTTGCACGAATGGACAGAGGAGTGTCAATGCCTAATTTGCTGGAGCCAAAA GTCTACCCGTATGAAATGCTCACGGTTGCCAACAGGGGGCGTGCGAAACTTCCCAGAGAGGTTGACAGAACAAGATTAGAG CGTCATCTGTCCACAGAGTCCTTCTTTGAAATCTTTGGCATGACCATAAGAGAATTTGACAAACTGCCGCTTTGGAAACGAAACGACATGAAGAAACAGGCCAATCTCTTTTAA
- the LOC119138458 gene encoding actin-binding LIM protein 1-like isoform X10, with amino-acid sequence MVSLLEGLCGPDCLDEMNMSSRLSLNSLGRICGIGPNNDTVVLDRVKRKNSVRRMSIIEDGQIAEVLYLIPKQCMMEQLPFLNPNDYVLCEKLAGIPADVSVLHTHSPAPKRVIRCVKCREVCKGEVLRVQSSHFHIKCFTCKVCGCDLTRSGFFIKNGDCLCPLDYQRLHGTVCNSCGGFVEGDVVAVLGKTYHPTCFVCTICKQPFPAGDCVTFSGKECICQRCVNPLTPPPTGIRYSDNCNGCGRDIKNGQALLALGSQWHLGCFKCNICTKLLSGEYISKDGVPYCERDYQLQFGVQCDACQKFITGKVLEAGDKHYHPECARCSRCDKMFTEGEEMYLQGSAVWHPDCRERSRNHHSNRSTLTSSESSCSRPGSCTPGSPGRSICAKVDDEIIDYRDLAAIPRVKAIYDIEHPDMMSYKSDDLTSAALDGTRDRKSSAESPANASETTEEGYELRKCIPKSASHGSFGVRSYSRHSYTPTRSPQHFHRPDQGFNMYRKPPIFKQQDPNSTQTSSLPGYSCNGLSPPQSTEFLRSSGDTLRDFKLPHDCLHPFARMDRGVSMPNLLEPKVYPYEMLTVANRGRAKLPREVDRTRLERHLSTESFFEIFGMTIREFDKLPLWKRNDMKKQANLF; translated from the exons ATGGTTTCTCTGCTGGAGGGGCTGTGCGGCCCGGACTGTTTGGACGAGATGAACATGTCGAGCCGCCTCAGCCTCAACAGCCTGGGTCGCATCTGCGGAATCGGACCCAACAACGACACGGTGGTGCTGGACCGGGTCAAGCGGAAGAACTCGGTCAGGCGCATGTCCATCATCGAGGACGGGCAGATCGCCGAGGTGCTCTACTTGATCCCCAAGCAGTGCATGATGGAGCAGCTGCCGTTCCTCAATCCCAATGACTACGTCCTGTGCGAGAAGTTGGCGGGCATACCTGCTGATGTGTCAG TGCTTCACACTCACTCTCCCGCACCCAAGCGGGTCATCAGATGCGTCAAATGCAGGGAGGTCTGCAAAGGGGAGGTGCTTCGAGTCCAGTCCAGTCACTTCCACATCAAATGTTTCACCTGCAAAG ttTGTGGCTGCGACTTGACCAGGTCGGGCTTCTTCATAAAGAACGGCGACTGCCTCTGTCCGCTGGACTACCAGAGGCTTCATGGCACGGTCTGCAACAGCTGCGGGGGATTTGTGGAGGGAGACGTGGTCGCCGTTTTGGGCAAGACTTATCACCCGACCTGCTTTGTGTGCACCATTTGCAA GCAACCTTTTCCCGCGGGTGATTGCGTCACCTTCAGTGGGAAAGAGTGCATCTGTCAGCGGTGTGTTAACCCGTTGACCCCTCCGCCAACTGGTATCAGATACTCCGACA ACTGCAACGGCTGCGGACGCGATATCAAGAACGGGCAGGCTTTACTCGCTCTGGGCAGCCAGTGGCACCTCGGCTGCTTCAAGTGCAACATCTGCACAAAATTGCTGAGTGGAGAATACATCAGCAA GGATGGCGTTCCATATTGTGAGAGGGACTACCAGCTTCAATTTGGGGTGCAGTGTGACGCATGTCAGAAGTTTATAACGGGGAAAGTCCTTGAG GCGGGGGACAAACATTATCACCCGGAATGCGCGAGATGCAGCCGATGTGACAAAATGTTCACCGAGGGCGAAGAAATGTATTTGCAAG GCTCAGCAGTGTGGCACCCGGACTGCAGAGAGAGGAGCAGGAACCATCACAGCAACAGG TCGACTCTGACTTCGTCCGAAAGCTCCTGCTCCAGACCCGGCTCGTGTACCCCTGGAAGCCCCGGTCGCTCCATTTGT GCCAAAGTAGATGATGAGATCATTGATTACCGAGACTTAGCAGCAATTCCCAGAGTCAAGGCTATTTATGACATAGAGCATCCCGATATGATGTCCTATAAGAGTGACGACCTCACCTCAGCTGCTTTGGACGGCACACGGGACAGAAAAAGCTCTGCCGAG tctccAGCAAATGCATCCGAGACCACCGAG gaaGGTTACGAGCTGAGGAAATGCATTCCCAAATCGGCGAGCCACGGATCATTCGGCGTTCGGTCGTACAGTCGTCACAGCTACACGCCGACGCGATCGCCTCAACACTTCCACCGGCCCG ATCAAGGTTTCAACATGTACagaaaacctccaattttcaaGCAGCAAG ATCCAAACTCCACCCAAACGTCCTCTTTGCCTGGATACAGTTGCAACGGCCTCAGTCCA CCACAATCTACTGAATTCCTCCGAAGCAGCGGCGACACATTAAgag ATTTCAAG CTCCCCCATGACTGCCTGCATCCATTTGCACGAATGGACAGAGGAGTGTCAATGCCTAATTTGCTGGAGCCAAAA GTCTACCCGTATGAAATGCTCACGGTTGCCAACAGGGGGCGTGCGAAACTTCCCAGAGAGGTTGACAGAACAAGATTAGAG CGTCATCTGTCCACAGAGTCCTTCTTTGAAATCTTTGGCATGACCATAAGAGAATTTGACAAACTGCCGCTTTGGAAACGAAACGACATGAAGAAACAGGCCAATCTCTTTTAA
- the LOC119138458 gene encoding actin-binding LIM protein 1-like isoform X8, which produces MKEKVLHTHSPAPKRVIRCVKCREVCKGEVLRVQSSHFHIKCFTCKVCGCDLTRSGFFIKNGDCLCPLDYQRLHGTVCNSCGGFVEGDVVAVLGKTYHPTCFVCTICKQPFPAGDCVTFSGKECICQRCVNPLTPPPTGIRYSDNCNGCGRDIKNGQALLALGSQWHLGCFKCNICTKLLSGEYISKDGVPYCERDYQLQFGVQCDACQKFITGKVLEAGDKHYHPECARCSRCDKMFTEGEEMYLQGSAVWHPDCRERSRNHHSNRVRRSKTPCLDFFYPPSELKSTLTSSESSCSRPGSCTPGSPGRSICAKVDDEIIDYRDLAAIPRVKAIYDIEHPDMMSYKSDDLTSAALDGTRDRKSSAESPANASETTEEGYELRKCIPKSASHGSFGVRSYSRHSYTPTRSPQHFHRPGSLFSANDTLATSCHLLAPDSADQGFNMYRKPPIFKQQDPNSTQTSSLPGYSCNGLSPPQSTEFLRSSGDTLRDFKLPHDCLHPFARMDRGVSMPNLLEPKVYPYEMLTVANRGRAKLPREVDRTRLERHLSTESFFEIFGMTIREFDKLPLWKRNDMKKQANLF; this is translated from the exons ATGAAAGAGAAAG TGCTTCACACTCACTCTCCCGCACCCAAGCGGGTCATCAGATGCGTCAAATGCAGGGAGGTCTGCAAAGGGGAGGTGCTTCGAGTCCAGTCCAGTCACTTCCACATCAAATGTTTCACCTGCAAAG ttTGTGGCTGCGACTTGACCAGGTCGGGCTTCTTCATAAAGAACGGCGACTGCCTCTGTCCGCTGGACTACCAGAGGCTTCATGGCACGGTCTGCAACAGCTGCGGGGGATTTGTGGAGGGAGACGTGGTCGCCGTTTTGGGCAAGACTTATCACCCGACCTGCTTTGTGTGCACCATTTGCAA GCAACCTTTTCCCGCGGGTGATTGCGTCACCTTCAGTGGGAAAGAGTGCATCTGTCAGCGGTGTGTTAACCCGTTGACCCCTCCGCCAACTGGTATCAGATACTCCGACA ACTGCAACGGCTGCGGACGCGATATCAAGAACGGGCAGGCTTTACTCGCTCTGGGCAGCCAGTGGCACCTCGGCTGCTTCAAGTGCAACATCTGCACAAAATTGCTGAGTGGAGAATACATCAGCAA GGATGGCGTTCCATATTGTGAGAGGGACTACCAGCTTCAATTTGGGGTGCAGTGTGACGCATGTCAGAAGTTTATAACGGGGAAAGTCCTTGAG GCGGGGGACAAACATTATCACCCGGAATGCGCGAGATGCAGCCGATGTGACAAAATGTTCACCGAGGGCGAAGAAATGTATTTGCAAG GCTCAGCAGTGTGGCACCCGGACTGCAGAGAGAGGAGCAGGAACCATCACAGCAACAGG GTCCGACGAAGCAAAACACCTTGTCTTGATTTCTTTTACCCTCCGAGTGAACTGAAG TCGACTCTGACTTCGTCCGAAAGCTCCTGCTCCAGACCCGGCTCGTGTACCCCTGGAAGCCCCGGTCGCTCCATTTGT GCCAAAGTAGATGATGAGATCATTGATTACCGAGACTTAGCAGCAATTCCCAGAGTCAAGGCTATTTATGACATAGAGCATCCCGATATGATGTCCTATAAGAGTGACGACCTCACCTCAGCTGCTTTGGACGGCACACGGGACAGAAAAAGCTCTGCCGAG tctccAGCAAATGCATCCGAGACCACCGAG gaaGGTTACGAGCTGAGGAAATGCATTCCCAAATCGGCGAGCCACGGATCATTCGGCGTTCGGTCGTACAGTCGTCACAGCTACACGCCGACGCGATCGCCTCAACACTTCCACCGGCCCG GCTCATTATTTTCTGCCAACGACACCTTGGCAACTTCCTGTCACCTCTTAGCTCCTGACAGCGCAG ATCAAGGTTTCAACATGTACagaaaacctccaattttcaaGCAGCAAG ATCCAAACTCCACCCAAACGTCCTCTTTGCCTGGATACAGTTGCAACGGCCTCAGTCCA CCACAATCTACTGAATTCCTCCGAAGCAGCGGCGACACATTAAgag ATTTCAAG CTCCCCCATGACTGCCTGCATCCATTTGCACGAATGGACAGAGGAGTGTCAATGCCTAATTTGCTGGAGCCAAAA GTCTACCCGTATGAAATGCTCACGGTTGCCAACAGGGGGCGTGCGAAACTTCCCAGAGAGGTTGACAGAACAAGATTAGAG CGTCATCTGTCCACAGAGTCCTTCTTTGAAATCTTTGGCATGACCATAAGAGAATTTGACAAACTGCCGCTTTGGAAACGAAACGACATGAAGAAACAGGCCAATCTCTTTTAA
- the LOC119138458 gene encoding actin-binding LIM protein 1-like isoform X9 yields the protein MKEKVLHTHSPAPKRVIRCVKCREVCKGEVLRVQSSHFHIKCFTCKVCGCDLTRSGFFIKNGDCLCPLDYQRLHGTVCNSCGGFVEGDVVAVLGKTYHPTCFVCTICKQPFPAGDCVTFSGKECICQRCVNPLTPPPTGIRYSDNCNGCGRDIKNGQALLALGSQWHLGCFKCNICTKLLSGEYISKDGVPYCERDYQLQFGVQCDACQKFITGKVLEAGDKHYHPECARCSRCDKMFTEGEEMYLQGSAVWHPDCRERSRNHHSNRSTLTSSESSCSRPGSCTPGSPGRSICAKVDDEIIDYRDLAAIPRVKAIYDIEHPDMMSYKSDDLTSAALDGTRDRKSSAESPANASETTEEGYELRKCIPKSASHGSFGVRSYSRHSYTPTRSPQHFHRPGSLFSANDTLATSCHLLAPDSADQGFNMYRKPPIFKQQDPNSTQTSSLPGYSCNGLSPPQSTEFLRSSGDTLRDFKLPHDCLHPFARMDRGVSMPNLLEPKVYPYEMLTVANRGRAKLPREVDRTRLERHLSTESFFEIFGMTIREFDKLPLWKRNDMKKQANLF from the exons ATGAAAGAGAAAG TGCTTCACACTCACTCTCCCGCACCCAAGCGGGTCATCAGATGCGTCAAATGCAGGGAGGTCTGCAAAGGGGAGGTGCTTCGAGTCCAGTCCAGTCACTTCCACATCAAATGTTTCACCTGCAAAG ttTGTGGCTGCGACTTGACCAGGTCGGGCTTCTTCATAAAGAACGGCGACTGCCTCTGTCCGCTGGACTACCAGAGGCTTCATGGCACGGTCTGCAACAGCTGCGGGGGATTTGTGGAGGGAGACGTGGTCGCCGTTTTGGGCAAGACTTATCACCCGACCTGCTTTGTGTGCACCATTTGCAA GCAACCTTTTCCCGCGGGTGATTGCGTCACCTTCAGTGGGAAAGAGTGCATCTGTCAGCGGTGTGTTAACCCGTTGACCCCTCCGCCAACTGGTATCAGATACTCCGACA ACTGCAACGGCTGCGGACGCGATATCAAGAACGGGCAGGCTTTACTCGCTCTGGGCAGCCAGTGGCACCTCGGCTGCTTCAAGTGCAACATCTGCACAAAATTGCTGAGTGGAGAATACATCAGCAA GGATGGCGTTCCATATTGTGAGAGGGACTACCAGCTTCAATTTGGGGTGCAGTGTGACGCATGTCAGAAGTTTATAACGGGGAAAGTCCTTGAG GCGGGGGACAAACATTATCACCCGGAATGCGCGAGATGCAGCCGATGTGACAAAATGTTCACCGAGGGCGAAGAAATGTATTTGCAAG GCTCAGCAGTGTGGCACCCGGACTGCAGAGAGAGGAGCAGGAACCATCACAGCAACAGG TCGACTCTGACTTCGTCCGAAAGCTCCTGCTCCAGACCCGGCTCGTGTACCCCTGGAAGCCCCGGTCGCTCCATTTGT GCCAAAGTAGATGATGAGATCATTGATTACCGAGACTTAGCAGCAATTCCCAGAGTCAAGGCTATTTATGACATAGAGCATCCCGATATGATGTCCTATAAGAGTGACGACCTCACCTCAGCTGCTTTGGACGGCACACGGGACAGAAAAAGCTCTGCCGAG tctccAGCAAATGCATCCGAGACCACCGAG gaaGGTTACGAGCTGAGGAAATGCATTCCCAAATCGGCGAGCCACGGATCATTCGGCGTTCGGTCGTACAGTCGTCACAGCTACACGCCGACGCGATCGCCTCAACACTTCCACCGGCCCG GCTCATTATTTTCTGCCAACGACACCTTGGCAACTTCCTGTCACCTCTTAGCTCCTGACAGCGCAG ATCAAGGTTTCAACATGTACagaaaacctccaattttcaaGCAGCAAG ATCCAAACTCCACCCAAACGTCCTCTTTGCCTGGATACAGTTGCAACGGCCTCAGTCCA CCACAATCTACTGAATTCCTCCGAAGCAGCGGCGACACATTAAgag ATTTCAAG CTCCCCCATGACTGCCTGCATCCATTTGCACGAATGGACAGAGGAGTGTCAATGCCTAATTTGCTGGAGCCAAAA GTCTACCCGTATGAAATGCTCACGGTTGCCAACAGGGGGCGTGCGAAACTTCCCAGAGAGGTTGACAGAACAAGATTAGAG CGTCATCTGTCCACAGAGTCCTTCTTTGAAATCTTTGGCATGACCATAAGAGAATTTGACAAACTGCCGCTTTGGAAACGAAACGACATGAAGAAACAGGCCAATCTCTTTTAA